Proteins encoded by one window of Cylindrospermum stagnale PCC 7417:
- a CDS encoding sensor histidine kinase has product MKQISKIWQQIDFFSLQVRLTVGIAVVSALGLGSFAIWTSWKMQQILINSHKYNIEKIADRLPRDVQLYSEMMPPDTALQKAINNLTNTDVFVWVKSRDNQILAKSGNWHLLSESTSVKLMSLTEMSVKPQVDKVSQRYFVLCGVSLPVQGKVLGKLFVVQDVTREQIMFMAMVRSLAIASILVIIAIYVAIAFYIQRSLQPLRQLSQMTAVISIADLGQAQLYLDNAPSEVKELAQTFNMMLSRLSQSWEQERQFVSNVSHELRTPLTIVNGYLQSVLRRQNNLTSAQTEALETAAAEAERTIRLLQDLLDLARVDNGYLHFRMEQCVLNDLVAEVVNMAQNYSERLTTIEAINQRIEVKTDYNRLKQVLLNLIDNAVKYSEANTPIILKISQQGEEAIIQVCDQGYGIPLQHQSRIFERFYRVDESRTSSTGGCGLGLSIVKTLVEGMGGSVSVRSRLGEGSVFTISLPV; this is encoded by the coding sequence GTGAAACAAATTAGCAAAATTTGGCAGCAAATTGATTTCTTTTCATTACAGGTGCGCTTAACGGTTGGTATTGCTGTAGTTTCAGCTTTAGGATTAGGTAGCTTTGCTATCTGGACAAGCTGGAAAATGCAGCAAATTTTGATTAATAGTCATAAGTATAACATTGAAAAAATTGCCGACCGCTTGCCGCGTGATGTGCAACTTTATAGTGAAATGATGCCACCGGATACTGCCTTGCAAAAGGCAATTAATAACTTGACAAATACCGATGTATTTGTGTGGGTTAAAAGTCGGGATAATCAAATTCTGGCGAAATCTGGCAATTGGCATCTGCTATCTGAGTCCACATCAGTTAAGTTGATGTCTTTAACTGAGATGTCGGTTAAACCCCAAGTAGACAAGGTGAGTCAACGCTACTTTGTTTTGTGTGGTGTTAGTTTGCCTGTACAAGGTAAGGTGTTGGGGAAATTATTTGTGGTGCAGGATGTAACCCGCGAACAAATAATGTTTATGGCGATGGTCAGAAGCTTGGCTATTGCCAGTATTTTGGTAATTATAGCGATTTATGTGGCGATCGCATTTTACATCCAGCGTTCTCTCCAACCGCTGCGTCAGTTAAGTCAAATGACTGCTGTGATTTCCATAGCAGATTTAGGGCAAGCACAACTGTATCTGGATAACGCACCTAGCGAAGTTAAAGAATTAGCGCAAACTTTTAACATGATGTTATCTCGCCTTTCCCAATCTTGGGAGCAGGAGCGACAATTTGTCAGTAATGTTTCCCACGAGCTACGCACACCATTAACTATAGTAAATGGTTATTTACAAAGCGTTTTACGGCGGCAAAATAACTTAACATCTGCCCAAACAGAAGCTTTAGAAACGGCTGCTGCGGAAGCTGAACGGACTATCCGGCTTTTACAAGATTTACTCGATTTAGCACGGGTGGATAATGGTTATTTGCATTTTCGGATGGAACAGTGCGTGCTGAATGACTTGGTTGCTGAAGTTGTGAATATGGCACAAAATTATAGTGAGCGACTGACGACGATTGAGGCAATAAATCAGCGAATTGAAGTGAAGACAGACTATAATCGCCTTAAACAAGTATTGTTGAATTTGATTGATAATGCTGTTAAGTATTCTGAAGCTAATACGCCCATAATTTTAAAGATAAGTCAGCAAGGTGAAGAGGCGATTATTCAAGTTTGCGATCAAGGATATGGGATTCCTTTACAACATCAATCACGGATTTTTGAGCGTTTTTACCGGGTAGATGAGTCTCGGACTTCTTCTACTGGGGGTTGTGGTTTGGGGTTGTCGATTGTGAAAACACTTGTAGAGGGGATGGGGGGTAGTGTGAGTGTGCGATCGCGTTTGGGTGAAGGAAGTGTGTTTACAATTAGCTTGCCTGTTTAA